ATGATTGTTATAATTGGAAACAAATCTGTTTATCCTATTCAAATTGATAAATTGACCCTAACAACAATAAGCATGCAATTGTCTTTTGTAAAACATCTTGACAATCTTTATAAACGAAAGAAATGAAAAGAGAATACTTAAAACAAAATCCTAAAAATAGTATGTAATTTGTTCTTTCCCTATCTATTTAATAAATAAAGCAGGATATTATTGAATGTGTTAGACTTAGCTTGTGTTCTCAATTTTGCTTGAAAATTCAGTTAGGAATTTTCATTTGTAATCTTTTATTATAAATTTACACAACTGTCAAAAGAGCAAACCTTTTAGAATTCAATCAAAAATCAAAAAACCATGAAATCAATTCAATCAATCACTTTTATTTTATTATTTATAACACAATTGTTTTTTGCACAAAGTAAGAAAGAAAAATTAGAAGAACTTTTTGAATTTTACAATCAGCAAAATGTGTTTAACGGTTCTGTTTTTATTTCTGAAAAAGGAGAAACTTTACTAGATAGAGGTTATGGGTTTTCAAATGTAGATTTAAAAAAGGAAAATAACGCTAACAGCATTTTTCAAATATATTCTATTACAAAAACTTTTACAGCAACGGTAATTTTAAAATTAGTAGAAGAAAAAAAACTTTCATTACAGGATAAACTTTCAAAGTTCTATCCGGATTATCCTGATGCAAGTACTATTTCAATTGAAAGTTTGCTAACCCATACCTCTGGAATTTATGAATATACCAGAGGCAATGATATGAAAGACCAAACAGAAAAATCATTTGTTGAATTTCAAAAAACTAAACCTTTGGATTTTCCTGCTGGAACTGATTGGAGTTATTCTAACTCAGGATATTATTTTCTAGGCTATGTAATTCAAAAAGTTACTGGAATGAGTTACGAAAAAGCAGTCGAAAAATACATATTTAAACCATTGAAAATGAAGCAAAGTGGTTTTGCTTTTAAAAATCTAAAAAGTGAAAATAAAACCACTGGTTACGAGATTTTTTCTGAAAAAGAACAAAAACCATCTATTGTTTATGATCCACCTATGCCTTTTGCAGCTGGTGGAATATACTCAACTGTTGAAGATTTAAACAAATATTATAATGGCTTAAAAAATTACAAAATTATCTCCAAAGAAAGTTTAGAAAAAGCATATACACCTTTCAAAAACAATTATGGATATGGTTGGATTACAATGCCAATGTTTAAAAAAATGACCGTTGGCCATAGTGGTTATGGAGCTGGTTTTTGCAGCAATTTTGTTCAAATTCCCGAAGATAACATCTGCATTATACTGCTCACAAATACAGAAAGAGGTTTAAACTCTGCCACTTATGCTATTATGAAAACTTTGTATAATTTGTATAATGACGATTATAAAATTCCAGTTGTAGCCAACGTAAGCTCAGAAACTTTAAAGCAATATGAGGGAGCATATCAAGTAGAAGACAATTTTATAGTTTACCTTACAATTGAAAACAATAAACTAAAATTGAAAAGTGGAAACGGCCCAACAACTATTCTATATCCTGTAAAAGAAAATTTATTCTTCGCCGAAGAATTAATGGGTGATGTAGTTTTTGAAAGGAACAAGACTTCAGAAATAGAGTCATTAAGTTTTCATCCAGGAAATCAACTAAAAAAAGCAAAAAAAATATTTCCTTCTTGGGGAATTGTAGGAACTGCCACAGACAAAGGCTGGGAAGGTCCTGATGCAAAACTTGTTGAAACTGAAACAAAAGGAATCTGGACAATTAAAAATATGACTTTAAAAACAGGAGAGTTTAAATTTCGTTTTAATGACGATTGGACTTTAAATTTTGGAAAAGATATGAGTGACGGAATAATGCCACAAGGAAATAATATAGAAATTTTATCAGGCGTTTATGATATTACTTTAGACATAACTGATTACGAGAAACCAAAATACAAAATTTTCAAGAAAAGTTAAAAAAAAGCCTGCGACATATTTACAACATGTAAGCCAATTTCTTCAAATCATCCAAAAAAATCTTGAAATGTGTGCCGTCGACTAAAAGAGACAACTAATTGATGGTTGTCTCTTTTTTTACACACAAACACGTAGATTTTTCAAACCTTTACAGCCTGACATTTACGATTCATTTTTTGTTAACCAAAAATTAAGCATCTTAAAACCGAGCAAATAACTAAGATACTTTCTCTCCTTAATTATATTTTTTAAACATCTCTGGCATTGTCTCTGGATCGAGAGGATTCATATCCACAAGTTTTAATGACTTGACCATTTTTAGTGTAGAAGTTTTGTAAACCAGAAAGTGAGGTGTTTTCAAATGTGACTGATACGATTCTTTATCAGCATAAATCTCTAAAATTCTTACCTGATTTGGATCTTCCTTTTGAAACATCGGGAAAATTGCAATCACTCCAGGTTCTAACCGAACAGATGCTTCTGCTTCTTCTTTAAGAATTGCTTTGTATTGTTCCAGATATTCCGGCACTATTTCAATTTCAGACATTCGAACCATTTGATCTTTTTTTTGTGCAGAAACGATATGGCTGTTTAACAATGAAAAAAATATAAGAAGAAATAATCCAGATGGAGTTATAAATGACTTTTTCATAAGCTAATTATTTGTTTTGTTTTACCGCTATCACTTTTGTCAAAACTTCTTTAGCTGTATCGGCCTGTTGTTTTCCAATATGTTTTTCGATTAAATCGAGAGCTTGCAATAATTGCGTTTCAGTAATTCCAGTGTTCATGCCCATCCCCATATGAGCCTGCAATTGAGGTGCCACGCCAGACATTGAAGCGAGAGCTGCTATAGTTGTCAATTCCCTCTGCTCAAAAGTCAGTACATCACGATTAAAGATATCGGCAAACAAGTGTTCCTTTAAAAAAGTATCAATTGCCGGTGCGAATGCATTTGCGCCCTTCAATTGCTTTTCTTCAATGCCTGTAAGCTGTTGCAGATTTTGTTTTCCCGATTGATACTTGTCTAATGTATTATCAATTTTAGAAGCTTCTCTACCTTCTTTATCCTGAATACCTTTTGTTTTTCTTTCTTCAACGACAGCCATAAAGGCAGTAATGCCATTTAAACTTCTCGGAAAACCGCAGTATGCATAAAGCTGAACCAATATCTCTTTGATTTCATTTGTGGTAAGACCAGTATCAAGTCCGTTCTTAAATTCAACTTTTAAATGATCAATATCGCCAACTGCAGTTAGTGCTGAAATTGTTACGATACTTTGTTCCTGAGTATTTAAGGATTTATTTATAGGATTTTGTGCGCTCATTGAATTTGCAATTAACATGAAAACAAAAAATAGTATCAGCAGAAATTTTCTTTTGTTTGTCATGATTTACTATTACTTATTTACATTTTTATAATCCTCTTCCGAAACTGCTTCAAGCCAGACCACATTCGTATCGCCCGAATAATTCGTAATCGCAATGTGAACCAATTTACTTTTCGCCGATGCACCGTGCCAGTGCTCTACATTTTCTGGAATGTTTACAATATCACCCTTTTTAAGGTTTTGTGCTGGTTTTCCTTTTTCCTGATAAAAACCTTCCCCTTCTGTCACAATTAATACCTGCCCTTTCGGATGTGTGTGCCAATTGGTTCTTGCTCCTTCCTCAAATGTTACGCTTCCCATTGCAAACTCGTTGTTTTTATCTTTTGCCAATAAAGGCGTTAGGAAAGCATTTCCTGTAAACCAGTCATTTGATAATTTATCTCCTTTTGGAAAAATCGAATTGTTGTTCTGCTCTGTCATCTCTTTTCTGTTTTTATTAATACTGCATCCCGATGATAGTAAAACACCGCTTATAATCAGGCATGCGAAAATTGTTTTTTTCATAGTTGATTCTATTCCAATTCTATTTTTACTATTACAGCATCTTTCGTATTAAAAGCTTCCATGCCGCTTGTAATCTTACCTAAAGAAATCAAACCCGTTGCATAAGTGAAATTTTTATAAAACAATGCAAGGTTGCCCCAAGGTGCATAGTAAGTAAGATCCCCAACAGATGCGGCATAGCCGTTTGGCGCGCTTTGGATTGTAAGCCTTTTACTTAAATCACTTACTTTTTCTGTATTATTGTAATCTCTCAAAGTCAATGTTAAAGGCAATAAAGCAACAAAGTCCTGACTCGTGGGATTGTCATGCAAAACTGCTTCCGCCAGTTTATCTCCTACCTTTATTCTTAATTTCATTACTTAATTGATTGAAATAAAATTCGCTTTCATGGGACAAATTCTATTGATTAAATTTAATAAATATTTGACATGCAATAAAATGAACAATCAATAGTTTCAAATTACTGTACTGTATAACCTCCATCAACAGAAATAGCCTGTCCGATTACATAAGTAGATGCGCTGCTGCAAAGCCAAAGCACTACATCGGCAATTTCTTCGGCCTTTCCCAGACGTTTAATAGGAAGCTGCTGTACTAATATTTCCATTTCATCAGCTTGATTAACCAGCATATCGTCTACCATTGGCGTAATGATAATTCCTGGACAAACTGCGTTAATTCTGATATTCTAAGGCGCATACTCCAAAGCAGCACTTTTTGTCATCCCTAAAATACCATGTTTAGAGGCATGATAAGCTGCACGTCCCGGAACCCCAACCAATCCTCCTAGTGAAGAATTGTTTACAATAGCTCCACTTCCCTGCTTGCGCATCTGCTGCAATTCGTATTTCATAAAATTCCACACTCCTTTTAGATTTACATTCAGTGTACGGTCGTATATTTCATTGCTTACATCGGCAAGTTCTTGAGGCGGTGCCTGTATTCCTGCGTTGTTAAATGCAAAATCAATGCTTCCAAACTGTTTTACTATTTTTTCAATTGTGCTTTTAACCTGTTCTTCGTCTGCAACATCACAGATGAATGCTTCAGCTTTATATCCTGCGGCTTTAAGTTCTTCTGCTTGTGCACTGGCATCTAATATATCCACCAAAGCTACATATGCTCCTGCTTCCGCAAATGCTTTAGTTGCAGCAAGTCCCATACCCATTGAAGCGCCTGTTACTACTGCCACTCTATCTTTAAAATCTTCTTTCATTTCTTTTATTCTTAAAAAGTTGAAGCATCAATTACATAACGATAACGTGCTTTTTTATTTACTACTTTGTCCCAAGCTTCATTAATTTCGTCTGCCTTGATAATCTCAATCTGTGGATAAATTTTATTAAGTGCACAATAGTCCATTACTTCCTGAGTTTCTGGTATGCCTCCAATAAGAGAACCGTTGAAATTAACGCGGTTGAATATCATATTGAAATTATTGATCGTTAGTTCGCCATTTATAGGCTGACCGACCTGAGTGAAAAATCCGTTTGGTTTAACGCACGAAATGTAATTTGACATCTCATAAGCGTAAGGCACTGTCGAAATCATATAATCCAATTTCCCGAAATGCGGTTTAAGCTGATTCTGTTTTTCATCAACAATAATGACTTCTTTAGCTCCAAATGATTTGATATCGTTCACCTTATCTGCTGAAGTTGTGAAGGCATATACATCAGCACCTTTTGCTGCTGCTATTTTCACAGCAAGGTGTCCAAGTCCTCCAATTCCGATAACACCTACTTTATCCCCTTTTTTAATTCCTGTTTTCATCATAGGCGAATACGTTGTGATACCTGCACACAATAATGGTGCTGCATAATGCAAGTCTATATTTTGGGGAATTTTTATGGCAAAATGTTCCGTAACTACAATATTGTTTGAATATCCCCCTTGCGTAATGCCGCTTGGCGATGCAGCATCTGGCGCACCGTAAGTTCCTACCATACCAGTAGTTTCACAATGATGCTCTTCTCCGTTTTTACAGCTTGTACATTCCATGCAGCTGTTTACCATACACCCTACACCAGCCTTATCGCCTACTTTAAACTTGGTTACTTTATTACCCACCGCAGCAACCACACCTGCGATTTCATGACCTGGCACCTGCGGATATTTTTGCGGACCCCAGTGATCCCTAATTGTATGAATATCCGAATGGCATATGCCTGAGAATTTGATATCTATAAGAATGTCATGATCACCTATCGCTCTGCGTTCGAATTCCCAAGATTTAAGAGGTGATTCTTTATCTGTTCCTGCATACCCTTTTGATTTTATCAATTTGTCCATAGTTACATTTTTAATTTCGTTATTTTTAATATTGCTTTCGCTGGCAAACAGACCTGAAACATCTGCAAGTGCTAAACCAGTTCCAGCCAGTGCTGCCTGCTGCAGAAACTTTCTTCTTGATTCTTCCATATCGTTTTTAACTTTTTATATTTCTGTTATGCATATCTATCTTTTTCTAAAGAAGACCGCTGTAATTCAATGTTCATTTTACTTTTACAAAATTCAGCATAAGCGGAAAGATGGCATTTATATATTCTACTGTTATACCTACCACTTTTACTGATTCTGCATTTAAGGCATACAAAAGGGCATTACATTCAATACCTTTGTGTAAAAATTACTATTATGAGTTCTGTAGAAAGATTTGATACAGTAAAGCAGTATAATGATTCAGTGGGTGCTGATACACTGCATCCGCTTGTAACTGTGGTAGATTTCGAGAACATTCCGCCGTTATATGGGGGTTTATGCCGTATTTTTAAAAGAGGTTAAGTGCGGTGATATAAGATACGGCTGCCAGCCTTACGATTACGAAGACGGAACATTAGTTTTTATTGCTCCGGGACAGGTTTATGGTATAGATACTAAAGGAGAAAAGATTACTCCAAAAGGGAAAGCACTGGTTTTTCATCCTGATCTAATTGCAGGAACTAATCTTGGAAAAACAATAAAAGAGTATTCCTTCTTTTCTTATCAGGTCAATGAAGCGCTGCATCTTTCTAAAAAAGAAAGCACCGTTATTAGTGACTGTTTTGATAAAATTGCAACTGAAATTGAATTAAACATTGATAAACACAGTAAGAGTTTAATAGTATCGAATATTGAACTTTTTCTTAAATACTTCATGCGTTTTTATGACCGTCAGTTTATTACCCGAACAAATGTTAACAACGATATTTTAACCCGATTTGAAAATCAGCTGAATGAATATTTCTTATCAGACAAACCTTCTTTAATCGGTCTGCCATCTGTGGGATATTTTGCCGATCAGTTAAACTTGTCTGCTAATTACTTTGGTGATTTGATTAAGAAGGAAACAGGCAGCACTGCATTAGATTATATACAGTCAAAATTAATTGAACTTGCCAAAGAAAAGATATTAGAGCAGAATAAGACCATCACAGAAGTGTCTGATGAACTTGGCTTTAAATACCAGCAGCATTTTACAAGACTGTTCAAACAGAAAGTAGGAATGGCACCTGTCGAGTTTAAAAGCTTAAATAAATTGAATTAGAAAAAAATTACTGTTCGATTTCAAAAAATGAAATCTCATTTAAGAACGGTTTAATATTTAAAAATTATATGAATTTCCCGCTCTTAATTTTTCAAATATAATTGTTGCTCGATTGCAGCAAATAATCGGTTTATTTCCGTTTGGTTTGAACCCGAAAATCAATTTTTTGGAGCCTAGTCTGTGATCAATTTGAATTTTACAGGTTGAAAAAAGATATTTGAATTTTTCTCAAAATAAATTCCATTTTCTTTTTTATCTAGTTTTACTTTGTAATTATGAATTAAGGCAGTTTGCGCAATAACATTTACTTGGTAAGTATCTCCAGTTTTATTTGCCATAGACATATCCTGAATAATACCATTAATCACAACCGATTTAGGAACAACAGCAGTGTCATCTAGTTTAAAACTAACTATATATCCTCTTTCACTATTACTGCTGTAACTTTTATACGTTTGATTATTAATATCCAAAAGTTGTCTGGAGCAGGAAAAAAGAAAAAAAAGTCCAAAAGAAAATAATAAAAAGACGGCTTTAGGAATACTATTTTTCATACTTTTAGCGTTTTTGCACCCAACAAATTTAACTTAAATTAAACGATTGAAAAAATAATGAAATTAAAATATATTGTTAAAACATTACTTGTAGGATTGGTTTTTACAGCTTGCAGCAAAGATTCTGATTCTGACACTAAAGAGACCGCAGCTACCACCACGCCCGACGAGATTAACAACTTTGTTTGGAAAGCTATGAATTCCTGGTATTACTGGCAATCTAACGTCGCCGATTTGTCTGACAGCAAAATCACTTCTACCGCTGCATATAACAGTTTTATCAATGGGAAAACTCCCGATGCGCTTTTTTATTCACTTCTATACCAAAGAGGAACTGTTGATAGATTCTCCTGGATTGAAAACAGTAATGAGATAGTGCAGGTTTCAAAAATTGCTGAAGTTGAAAAAAAAGGCGGTTTTAGTTATGCAATTTATCCTAAAGATGCATCCAATACCAATATGGTAGCCTTAATTAACTACATTGTACCCGGCTCACCAGCAGCTTTGGCGGGATTGAAAAGAGGAGACGTTATTACAAAAATAAATGGAAGCCAGCTTACTTCAAGTAATTATGGCCAATTAGAAGACATACAAATCACCGTTACTCTGGCAGCAAGCGTGCAATTTACAAGCAGTAATATGGTAACCACAGACAAAGCAGGAACTGTAACTGTAACAAAAACTGCTATTGATGAAAACCCGGTTGCTTATTACGAAAAGAAAGTATATGGAGCAAAGAACGTAGGCTATCTGGTGTTTAATGGTTTCAAGTCAGATTATAATGACGAGCTCAATGCCGCTTTCGCTAAAATGAAATCAGATGGAATTAACGAATTGGTTTTAGATTTAAGATACAACGGAGGAGGTTCATTAGAAACTGCAGTTGCTCTGGCACAAATGATTAACGGAAGTTTTACCAACAAACCATATATTTACTTAGACTTCAATAATAAACACAATAATGTAGACGGCTATGAAAATCTTTCTGAAAAAGTAAACATTTTTAACCTTGTTGATAACGAGCCGACTTTTCAGAGAGAAGAAAATATAAACAGTCTTACTTTGACAAATATATATGTGCTGGTAAGCTTTCAAACCGCTTCTGCCAGCGAGCTCACCATACAATGTCTTAAAAAATACATTAACGTAATCACAATAGGCGAAGAAACGGTTGGCAAATTTGTAGGTTCCAACACGCTCTACGATTCTCCTGACTATAATTATATCTCCTACGCCAATCGAAGCACTAAACACAAATGGCAATTGCAGCCCATTACATTTTCATACTATAACAAAGACAAAGACCCAAATCCAGCGAAAATTATACCTGATTACGAAATTAACCCATATAGCACTTTCTTAAATCTGGTTGAATTTGGAAACGTAAAAGATCCTTATTTGAATAAAGCTCTCGAATTAATTACAGGCCAAACAATGCGAACTGCAGCAAAAAACGCCGATGCTTCTCTTTTATTAAAAATTGACAATCTTGCTGCATTAAACCCTACAAATACTGCAAAAGGTTTATATATAGAGAATTTTAAAAGATTGAATAAAGAATAAATAACAGCGAAATTAAAAGTTAAAACGAAAGTTTTAGCTTTTTTTTTGGCTTTTCCTTATCTCTTTAACCAGTTACTATCTCTAAAAAATAATTGGCAGATGCGACAAAACCTATTTTTTAATAAGATAAAGATAATCTGTTGTATTGCCAACGTTTCGTAAGCGAATCTGCGAATTATTAAACTCGAACAATTTCCAGCTGCTGTTATTTAGTTTACTCAGTAATTCTGAGCTAAAATTTAACTTCAATTCCTTAACGCCATACTGCAGCATATTGCATTCCCATTGGCCAGTTTCAGAAACCCCAGCTTTTGCAGCAATAACAGATTTATCACTTTTAAAAACAAAAGAATAACCATCATAAGAAGCTGTTTGATCTGAACCTTTATAAAAATAAGGAATACTCCAGGAACCATTAGTAATAACGCTTTCAAAGTCAAGCGTTGTGCCATTATTTTCCGGACAATTGTCTATGGCATATTTAATTGCATTTTCAAAGTCAGAATTATTGGTAAGCAATTTATTCAGACCATTATAATCTACAATTGAAATGGGATATTTTAAAGAAATATACTGGCTGTCAGTCAAGTTTTTTATAAAATTAAAAAAAATCTGATCGCTTGTAATCGACACCGAACTTACTGCTTGATTTGCACTGTTGTAAACATCAATCGTAATGGGATAATTGATATTTAATCCGTTGATTTTCGATAAAAGATCGGGATAAAGATTCCAGTAATCAATCAAATCATCAAAATCACTCTGATTAGGAATAAATTTTTCGATGTAATTATAATACACCATCGTTACCGGAAAATTTATTTTCACGATATCATCATCAGTATCGCTGGCATTAATAGTATCCCATACTTTTTGGTAATCGGCAGTAGAATTAAGTGCAATCTGTGTGTTATTTACTGTAACCGTGTATGGAAATTTTAAGGCACAATAGCTTGATCCGTCAATTATATTGTCTTGTACAGTAGGAACCATGGCTACTCGCTGCAGATAAGAAGTAAGCGGAGAAACCTTCGTTACCGTATCTTGATTATTAGAGCTTTGCTCGTTAATTTCATCTTGACAAGATCCTAAAAAAAGAAAAGGTACCAGTAATAAATATTTTCTTAGAGACAGCATATTTTGATTTTTACAAAGGTAACAAAATTTAGAAATTGTTTTTTCTAATTAATAAATCAAGGATTTCAGTTTCCCCTTAATACTAAATTATCAAAAGCCAATAGCATTTATTCTTAAATAAAACAATCTCATTTGGTTCTACCCTACTTAAATTAAAAACAAATACTTTTGCATTTTCCAAACCACAAACCTAAATGCCAAACAAGCCCGAATCAAACACTTGTGACGAAATAATTTTTTCGTCTTTTTTCAAAAGCCAGATCAAAGCACTACGTAATTTCCTTTTTTACAAATTCGGCGATATGCAAAAGGCCGAAGATGCAGCGCAGGAAGCTTTTTTAAAACTTTGGCAGAATTGTTCTTCGGTTCCGCTCGAAAAGGCAAAATCTTATGTGTACACCATTGCAAAAAATAGCAGCCTGAATGAAATCGCTCATCAAAAAGTGGTACTCAAATACGAAAACGATTTTACAGGTTTGGATAAAACCAATCAGACTCCTGAATATATTTTGGAAGAAAAACAATTTCAGAACAAACTTTTAA
This portion of the Flavobacterium gelatinilyticum genome encodes:
- a CDS encoding cyclophilin-like fold protein yields the protein MKLRIKVGDKLAEAVLHDNPTSQDFVALLPLTLTLRDYNNTEKVSDLSKRLTIQSAPNGYAASVGDLTYYAPWGNLALFYKNFTYATGLISLGKITSGMEAFNTKDAVIVKIELE
- a CDS encoding NAD(P)-dependent alcohol dehydrogenase, with protein sequence MEESRRKFLQQAALAGTGLALADVSGLFASESNIKNNEIKNVTMDKLIKSKGYAGTDKESPLKSWEFERRAIGDHDILIDIKFSGICHSDIHTIRDHWGPQKYPQVPGHEIAGVVAAVGNKVTKFKVGDKAGVGCMVNSCMECTSCKNGEEHHCETTGMVGTYGAPDAASPSGITQGGYSNNIVVTEHFAIKIPQNIDLHYAAPLLCAGITTYSPMMKTGIKKGDKVGVIGIGGLGHLAVKIAAAKGADVYAFTTSADKVNDIKSFGAKEVIIVDEKQNQLKPHFGKLDYMISTVPYAYEMSNYISCVKPNGFFTQVGQPINGELTINNFNMIFNRVNFNGSLIGGIPETQEVMDYCALNKIYPQIEIIKADEINEAWDKVVNKKARYRYVIDASTF
- a CDS encoding serine hydrolase, with protein sequence MKSIQSITFILLFITQLFFAQSKKEKLEELFEFYNQQNVFNGSVFISEKGETLLDRGYGFSNVDLKKENNANSIFQIYSITKTFTATVILKLVEEKKLSLQDKLSKFYPDYPDASTISIESLLTHTSGIYEYTRGNDMKDQTEKSFVEFQKTKPLDFPAGTDWSYSNSGYYFLGYVIQKVTGMSYEKAVEKYIFKPLKMKQSGFAFKNLKSENKTTGYEIFSEKEQKPSIVYDPPMPFAAGGIYSTVEDLNKYYNGLKNYKIISKESLEKAYTPFKNNYGYGWITMPMFKKMTVGHSGYGAGFCSNFVQIPEDNICIILLTNTERGLNSATYAIMKTLYNLYNDDYKIPVVANVSSETLKQYEGAYQVEDNFIVYLTIENNKLKLKSGNGPTTILYPVKENLFFAEELMGDVVFERNKTSEIESLSFHPGNQLKKAKKIFPSWGIVGTATDKGWEGPDAKLVETETKGIWTIKNMTLKTGEFKFRFNDDWTLNFGKDMSDGIMPQGNNIEILSGVYDITLDITDYEKPKYKIFKKS
- a CDS encoding (R)-mandelonitrile lyase gives rise to the protein MKKTIFACLIISGVLLSSGCSINKNRKEMTEQNNNSIFPKGDKLSNDWFTGNAFLTPLLAKDKNNEFAMGSVTFEEGARTNWHTHPKGQVLIVTEGEGFYQEKGKPAQNLKKGDIVNIPENVEHWHGASAKSKLVHIAITNYSGDTNVVWLEAVSEEDYKNVNK
- a CDS encoding carboxymuconolactone decarboxylase family protein, translating into MSAQNPINKSLNTQEQSIVTISALTAVGDIDHLKVEFKNGLDTGLTTNEIKEILVQLYAYCGFPRSLNGITAFMAVVEERKTKGIQDKEGREASKIDNTLDKYQSGKQNLQQLTGIEEKQLKGANAFAPAIDTFLKEHLFADIFNRDVLTFEQRELTTIAALASMSGVAPQLQAHMGMGMNTGITETQLLQALDLIEKHIGKQQADTAKEVLTKVIAVKQNK
- a CDS encoding RNA polymerase sigma factor, with product MPNKPESNTCDEIIFSSFFKSQIKALRNFLFYKFGDMQKAEDAAQEAFLKLWQNCSSVPLEKAKSYVYTIAKNSSLNEIAHQKVVLKYENDFTGLDKTNQTPEYILEEKQFQNKLLKAIENLNEKQRVAFLMHRIDGKKYSEIAEDLNISVKAVEKRIHLALLRLRKEIDL
- a CDS encoding putative quinol monooxygenase produces the protein MKKSFITPSGLFLLIFFSLLNSHIVSAQKKDQMVRMSEIEIVPEYLEQYKAILKEEAEASVRLEPGVIAIFPMFQKEDPNQVRILEIYADKESYQSHLKTPHFLVYKTSTLKMVKSLKLVDMNPLDPETMPEMFKKYN
- a CDS encoding helix-turn-helix domain-containing protein is translated as MGVYAVFLKEVKCGDIRYGCQPYDYEDGTLVFIAPGQVYGIDTKGEKITPKGKALVFHPDLIAGTNLGKTIKEYSFFSYQVNEALHLSKKESTVISDCFDKIATEIELNIDKHSKSLIVSNIELFLKYFMRFYDRQFITRTNVNNDILTRFENQLNEYFLSDKPSLIGLPSVGYFADQLNLSANYFGDLIKKETGSTALDYIQSKLIELAKEKILEQNKTITEVSDELGFKYQQHFTRLFKQKVGMAPVEFKSLNKLN
- a CDS encoding S41 family peptidase, with product MKLKYIVKTLLVGLVFTACSKDSDSDTKETAATTTPDEINNFVWKAMNSWYYWQSNVADLSDSKITSTAAYNSFINGKTPDALFYSLLYQRGTVDRFSWIENSNEIVQVSKIAEVEKKGGFSYAIYPKDASNTNMVALINYIVPGSPAALAGLKRGDVITKINGSQLTSSNYGQLEDIQITVTLAASVQFTSSNMVTTDKAGTVTVTKTAIDENPVAYYEKKVYGAKNVGYLVFNGFKSDYNDELNAAFAKMKSDGINELVLDLRYNGGGSLETAVALAQMINGSFTNKPYIYLDFNNKHNNVDGYENLSEKVNIFNLVDNEPTFQREENINSLTLTNIYVLVSFQTASASELTIQCLKKYINVITIGEETVGKFVGSNTLYDSPDYNYISYANRSTKHKWQLQPITFSYYNKDKDPNPAKIIPDYEINPYSTFLNLVEFGNVKDPYLNKALELITGQTMRTAAKNADASLLLKIDNLAALNPTNTAKGLYIENFKRLNKE